Proteins from one Ananas comosus cultivar F153 linkage group 5, ASM154086v1, whole genome shotgun sequence genomic window:
- the LOC109709955 gene encoding cysteine synthase-like yields the protein MEGLRGIPSLLGSRGEDGEEHIASNITELIGWTPLIELKRIANKDGINARVIGKFESYQPLSSVKDRSALRMIEDAEEKGLISPGVTTLVESTSGNLGIGLMYIALQKGYKFIAVTFAKLSLDKQILLKYLGAEVSLTDPALGFKGIFDRIEELKKEIPNVHVLNQFTNPANPEAHFRWTGPEIWHDTAGKVDIFVAGVGSGGTLSGAGKYLKMKNPDIKIICVEPAESAVISGGEPGSHKIQGIGAGFIPENVDTSCIDEVVAVTSDEAMANARRLATEEGLLVGISSGANVAACLKVAAREENKGKMIVTMFPSGGERYVNSELFAQVREECINMTF from the exons atggaGGGGCTAAGAGGGATTCCTTCACTACTCGGATCACGAGGAGAAGATGGGGAAGAGCACATAGCCTCTAACATCACTGAG CTGATAGGTTGGACGCCACTTATTGAACTAAAACGGATCGCGAATAAGGACGGAATAAATGCCCGAGTGATCGGAAAGTTCGAATCATATCAACCCCTTTCCTCCGTTAAGGACCGAAGTGCTCTCAG AATGATAGAAGATGCAGAGGAGAAAGGGCTTATCTCACCTGGCGTTACAACGTTGGTTGAGTCCACAAGTGGTAATCTTGGGATTGGTCTAATGTACATCGCTCTTCAGAAAGGTTACAAGTTTATTGCAGTTACGTTTGCTAAGCTTTCACTGGACAAGCAGATTCTGTTGAAATATTTGGGTGCCGAAGTGTCATTAACTG ATCCTGCACTTGGATTCAAGGGGATATTTGATAGAATAGAAGAGCTGAAAAAGGAAATACCTAATGTTCATGTTCTCAATCAGTTCACTAATCCAGCAAATCCGGAAGCCCACTTCAGATGGACTG GGCCTGAGATATGGCACGACACGGCAGGCAAAGTGGACATTTTTGTAGCCGGCGTTGGTTCAGGAGGCACTCTATCCGGTGCAGGAAAGTATCTGAAGATGAAAAATCCGGATATAAAGATAATATGTGTCGAACCTGCAGAGAGTGCGGTAATTTCAG GTGGTGAACCAGGTTCTCATAAAATCCAGGGTATCGGGGCCGGTTTTATTCCAGAAAATGTGGATACATCCTGCATTGATGAGGTCGTTGCGGTGACCTCAGACGAAGCCATGGCCAACGCAAGAAGGCTGGCAACGGAAGAAGGATTGCTTGTCGGGATATCTTCAGGCGCGAATGTAGCGGCTTGCTTAAAG GTAGCAGCTAGAGaagaaaacaaaggaaaaatgATTGTTACCATGTTTCCGAGCGGTGGTGAAAGATACGTAAACTCCGAACTCTTTGCGCAGGTGCGGGAGGAATGTATTAATATGACCTTTTGA
- the LOC109709954 gene encoding cytochrome P450 711A1-like: MVLVYLFASVSLVVGFLIYFYAPYWKVRKVPGPPVTPLVGHLPLLSKYELDLFGILAKNYGPIFRFHMGRQPLIFVADPELIREVGIKKFKSIPNRSMPSPITNSPIHQKGLFFTRDSRWSSMRNIIVAIYQPSHLASLIPTMQSHIERSTKTLSTIKEDEDITFSDFSIKLSTDIIGEAAFGIDFGLAKQEKGEAEAAEAEEPEEEVADFVQKHVYATTSLKMDLSGSFSIMLGLLIPFLQEPFRHILKRIPWTADFKIDQTNSRLSKRMDEIVTKRAQKIDRGRKDFLSVVLNARDKDEAARELLTPDFVSALTYEHLLAGSTTSSFTIASLLYLVSKHPEVEAKLIEEIDQFGPRDRVPTADDLQHKFPYLDQVIKEVMRFFFVSPLIARQTSEQVELGGYVLPKGTWVWLAPGVMARDPKNFPEPNAFRPERFDPNCNEEKQRHPYAFIPFGIGPRACIGQKFAILEIKLAAIHLYRRYIFRHSPLMESPLQFQYGIVANFKHGVRLLVTKRS; this comes from the exons ATGGTTTTAGTTTATCTCTTTGCGTCGGTGAGTTTAGTGGTgggctttttgatttatttCTACGCGCCATACTGGAAAGTGAGGAAGGTCCCCGGACCTCCGGTGACTCCGCTCGTGGGCCACCTCCCTTTGCTCTCCAAATATGAGCTCGATTTATTCGGCATCCTCGCCAAGAACTACGGCCCCATCTTCAG GTTCCACATGGGGAGACAACCTCTAATTTTTGTGGCTGATCCAGAACTGATCCGAGAGGTAGGAATAAAGAAGTTCAAAAGCATCCCCAACAGGAGCATGCCCTCTCCAATCACCAACTCTCCTATCCACCAAAAAGGTCTCTTTTTCACAAG GGATTCAAGATGGTCCTCCATGAGAAACATCATTGTCGCAATATACCAACCTTCGCATCTAGCTAGCCTAATCCCCACAATGCAATCCCACATAGAGCGCTCAACAAAAACACTCTCTACAATCAAAGAAGACGAGGACATCACCTTCTCTGATTTCTCGATCAAACTCTCCACCGACATCATCGGCGAGGCCGCCTTTGGTATCGATTTCGGCCTCGCGAaacaagaaaaaggagaagcagaagcagcagaagcagaagaacCAGAAGAAGAAGTCGCGGATTTCGTACAAAAACATGTGTACGCCACAACCTCACTCAAAATGGACCTAAGTGGCTCATTCTCTATCATGCTGGGCCTTCTCATTCCATTCCTCCAAGAACCATTTAGACACATACTAAAGAGAATTCCGTGGACCGCGGATTTTAAGATTGATCAAACCAACTCCAGGCTAAGTAAGAGAATGGATGAAATAGTTACCAAGAGAGCACAAAAGATCGATAGAGGGCGAAAGGATTTCTTATCGGTTGTGTTGAATGCGAGGGACAAGGATGAGGCGGCGCGGGAGCTGCTCACGCCGGACTTCGTGAGCGCACTTACGTATGAGCACCTTCTTGCTGGGTCGACGACGAGCTCATTTACCATAGCCTCGCTTCTTTACTTGGTGTCGAAACACCCCGAGGTGGAGGCAAAGCTGATCGAGGAGATCGATCAGTTCGGTCCGCGTGATCGAGTTCCGACCGCCGATGATCTGCAGCACAAGTTTCCCTACCTTGATCAG GTGATAAAAGAGGTGATGCGGTTCTTCTTTGTGTCGCCATTGATTGCGAGGCAAACATCAGAGCAAGTTGAGCTTGGAGGCTATGTCCTTCCGAAG GGCACATGGGTGTGGCTAGCTCCAGGGGTCATGGCTAGAGATCCCAAGAACTTCCCCGAACCCAATGCGTTCCGTCCAGAGCGGTTCGATCCGAATTGCAACGAAGAGAAGCAGAGGCACCCGTACGCGTTCATACCCTTCGGGATCGGACCCAGAGCATGCATCGGTCAGAAATTTGCGATCCTCGAGATCAAGTTAGCTGCCATACATCTCTACCGACGCTACATTTTCCGGCACTCCCCCTTGATGGAATCCCCTCTGCAGTTCCAATATGGAATTGTAGCCAATTTTAAGCATGGTGTCAGGCTTCTTGTGACCAAGAGATCTTAG
- the LOC109710969 gene encoding cytochrome P450 711A1-like isoform X1, with protein MDLLRGWLSGWENTEMNLVRGCAPPLLSSVILLVAFLVYFYLPYWRVRAVPGPPATFLVGHLPALAKYGPDILRVFAKEYGPIFRFHMGRQPLVIVADAELCKEVGIKKFKDIKNRSSPPPTVGSPLHQDALFLTRDSTWSSMRNTITPLYQPARLSALIPTVQSYVRALGGSISAAQRQQPFVPFSDLALRMAIDVIGATAFGVDFALSAAQPQPEAGGDPHFAADLLSECEESMAYLRMDLSSSLSTVLGLVAPALQIPLKHFLERLPGTTDRAIRAVEARLCRRIDALVARRSGERERGEGSVDFLAALLRARGSEGDEELLAPNYIRALTYEHLLAGTRTTAFTISSVVYLVAKRPDVETKLLHEIDAFGPRDRDPTADDLHTKFPYLDQVIKEAMRFYTVSPLVARETSQQVEIGGYVLPKGTYVWLALGVLAKDPNQFPEPDVFRPERFDPTCEEEKRRHPYAHIPFGIGPRACIGQKFALHEIKLTIIHLYRHFVFRHSPHMESPIELEYGLVLEFKHGVKLIAINRDASSFD; from the exons ATGGATTTGTTGAGAGGTTGGTTGAGTGGATGGGAGAATACCGAGATGAACCTTGTGAGAGGTTGTGCTCCTCCCCTGCTGAGCTCAGTAATCTTGTTGGTTGCTTTTCTAGTGTACTTCTATCTACCTTACTGGAGGGTGAGAGCCGTTCCAGGACCTCCCGCCACATTTCTCGTCGGACACCTCCCCGCGCTCGCCAAGTACGGTCCAGATATTCTGCGCGTCTTCGCTAAGGAGTACGGCCCAATATTTAG GTTCCACATGGGGAGGCAACCGTTGGTAATCGTGGCGGATGCGGAGCTGTGCAAGGAGGTGGGTATCAAGAAGTTCAAGGATATCAAGAACAGGAGCAGCCCCCCTCCCACCGTTGGATCTCCTCTCCACCAAGATGCGCTCTTTCTAACAAG GGACTCGACATGGTCGTCCATGCGTAACACCATAACCCCGCTGTACCAACCCGCGCGGCTCTCAGCCCTCATCCCCACCGTCCAATCCTACGTCCGCGCCCTCGGCGGCAGCATCTCCGCCGCCCAGCGGCAGCAGCCCTTCGTCCCCTTCAGCGACCTCGCCCTCCGCATGGCCATCGACGTCATCGGCGCCACCGCGTTCGGCGTCGACTTCGCCCTCTCCGCCGCCCAACCCCAACCAGAAGCCGGCGGCGACCCCCACTTCGCCGCCGACTTGCTAAGCGAGTGCGAGGAGTCGATGGCGTACCTGCGCATGGACCTGTCGAGCTCCCTCTCCACCGTCCTCGGCCTCGTCGCCCCCGCGCTCCAGATCCCTCTCAAGCATTTCCTCGAGCGGCTCCCGGGCACCACGGACCGCGCCATCCGCGCGGTCGAGGCCAGGCTCTGCCGCCGCATCGACGCGCTCGTCGCGCGGCGCTCGGGGGAGCGGGAGCGGGGCGAGGGCTCCGTCGACTTCCTCGCCGCGCTGCTCCGCGCGAGGGGTTCGGAGGGGGACGAGGAGCTCCTCGCGCCCAACTACATCAGGGCGCTCACGTACGAGCACCTCCTCGCGGGGACGAGGACCACGGCGTTCACCATCTCCTCCGTCGTGTACCTCGTCGCGAAGCGCCCCGACGTGGAGACCAAGCTCCTCCACGAGATCGATGCGTTTGGCCCGCGCGATCGGGATCCGACGGCGGATGACCTCCACACCAAGTTTCCGTATCTCGATCAG GTAATAAAAGAGGCAATGAGGTTTTATACGGTCTCTCCGTTGGTCGCAAGAGAAACGTCGCAGCAAGTTGAAATTGGCGGCTACGTCCTACCAAAG GGCACTTACGTTTGGCTCGCGCTCGGCGTCCTGGCCAAAGATCCGAACCAATTCCCCGAGCCCGACGTGTTTCGACCGGAGAGGTTCGACCCGACATGCGAGGAGGAGAAACGGCGGCATCCTTATGCGCACATCCCCTTCGGCATCGGACCGCGAGCGTGCATCGGTCAGAAATTTGCCCTGCATGAGATCAAGCTCACAATCATCCATCTCTACAGGCATTTTGTGTTTAGGCATTCTCCCCACATGGAGTCGCCTATCGAGCTCGAGTATGGTCTGGTTCTCGAGTTCAAGCACGGGGTTAAGCTCATAGCAATTAACCGAGATGCTTCTAGTTTTGATTAA
- the LOC109710219 gene encoding LOW QUALITY PROTEIN: heat stress transcription factor A-2-like (The sequence of the model RefSeq protein was modified relative to this genomic sequence to represent the inferred CDS: inserted 1 base in 1 codon; deleted 1 base in 1 codon) has protein sequence MAGLQDAGPPPFLTKTFEMVEDPATDGVVSWSRGRNSFVVWDAHAFATTLLPRYFKHNNFSSFIRQLNTYVRFRKVDPDRWXFANRDFLGGQRHLLKNIKRGATRRPLTLSHYGGVESSSGFVQLGKFGAEAEAEVTRLRRDRRVLIEIVRLRQQQQGSRAQLLAMEQRVHGTERRHKQTMSFLARAVRNPAFLQQLAGFRGECELLLSGAGKRRRLPLNPFAGNVDPAVAGAGMQSLLPTIHDRDDTVDVEPNATGVVTDMIWEELLNDAPVLGSEVQDEQQEIEIEVEEFAAEPCRWGDDEVHDLVEQMGFLGSP, from the exons ATGGCGGGGCTGCAGGACGCGGGGCCGCCGCCGTTCCTGACGAAGACGTTCGAGATGGTGGAGGATCCGGCGACGGACGGCGTCGTGTCGTGGAGCCGCGGCCGCAACAGCTTCGTCGTCTGGGACGCCCACGCCTTCGCCACCACCCTCCTCCCCAGATACTTCAAGCACAACAACTTCTCCAGCTTCATTCGCCAGCTCAACACCTATGTTA GGTTTAGGAAGGTGGATCCGGACCGTT AATTCGCGAACAGAGACTTCTTGGGAGGGCAGAGGCACCTGCTGAAGAACATCAAGCGCGGCGCAACGCGCCGCCCCCTCACGCTCTCTCACTACGGCGGCGTCGAGAGCAGCAGCGGATTCGTCCAGCTGGGCAAATTcggggcggaggcggaggcggaggtg acgCGTCTGCGGCGGGACCGGCGCGTGCTCATCGAGATCGTGCGGctgcggcagcagcagcagggctCCCGCGCGCAGCTCCTCGCCATGGAGCAGCGCGTGCACGGCACCGAGCGGCGCCACAAGCAGACCATGTCGTTCCTCGCGCGCGCCGTCAGGAACCCCGCCTTCCTCCAGCAGCTCGCCGGCTTCCGCGGCGAGTGCGAGCTGCTCTTAAGCGGAGCCGGCAAGAGGCGCCGGCTGCCCCTCAACCCCTTCGCAGGGAATGTTGACCCCGCCGTGGCCGGCGCAGGCATGCAAAGCCTCCTGCCGACCATCCACGATCGCGACGACACGGTCGACGTCGAGCCGAATGCGACGGGGGTCGTGACCGACATGATCTGGGAGGAGCTGCTGAACGACGCGCCGGTTCTGGGCAGCGAGGTCCAGGACGAGCAGCAGGAGATCGAGATCGAGGTCGAGGAGTTCGCCGCGGAGCCGTGCAGATGGGGCGACGACGAGGTGCACGACCTGGTGGAGCAGATGGGGTTCCTCGGCTCGCCTTAG
- the LOC109710969 gene encoding cytochrome P450 711A1-like isoform X2, translated as MRNTITPLYQPARLSALIPTVQSYVRALGGSISAAQRQQPFVPFSDLALRMAIDVIGATAFGVDFALSAAQPQPEAGGDPHFAADLLSECEESMAYLRMDLSSSLSTVLGLVAPALQIPLKHFLERLPGTTDRAIRAVEARLCRRIDALVARRSGERERGEGSVDFLAALLRARGSEGDEELLAPNYIRALTYEHLLAGTRTTAFTISSVVYLVAKRPDVETKLLHEIDAFGPRDRDPTADDLHTKFPYLDQVIKEAMRFYTVSPLVARETSQQVEIGGYVLPKGTYVWLALGVLAKDPNQFPEPDVFRPERFDPTCEEEKRRHPYAHIPFGIGPRACIGQKFALHEIKLTIIHLYRHFVFRHSPHMESPIELEYGLVLEFKHGVKLIAINRDASSFD; from the exons ATGCGTAACACCATAACCCCGCTGTACCAACCCGCGCGGCTCTCAGCCCTCATCCCCACCGTCCAATCCTACGTCCGCGCCCTCGGCGGCAGCATCTCCGCCGCCCAGCGGCAGCAGCCCTTCGTCCCCTTCAGCGACCTCGCCCTCCGCATGGCCATCGACGTCATCGGCGCCACCGCGTTCGGCGTCGACTTCGCCCTCTCCGCCGCCCAACCCCAACCAGAAGCCGGCGGCGACCCCCACTTCGCCGCCGACTTGCTAAGCGAGTGCGAGGAGTCGATGGCGTACCTGCGCATGGACCTGTCGAGCTCCCTCTCCACCGTCCTCGGCCTCGTCGCCCCCGCGCTCCAGATCCCTCTCAAGCATTTCCTCGAGCGGCTCCCGGGCACCACGGACCGCGCCATCCGCGCGGTCGAGGCCAGGCTCTGCCGCCGCATCGACGCGCTCGTCGCGCGGCGCTCGGGGGAGCGGGAGCGGGGCGAGGGCTCCGTCGACTTCCTCGCCGCGCTGCTCCGCGCGAGGGGTTCGGAGGGGGACGAGGAGCTCCTCGCGCCCAACTACATCAGGGCGCTCACGTACGAGCACCTCCTCGCGGGGACGAGGACCACGGCGTTCACCATCTCCTCCGTCGTGTACCTCGTCGCGAAGCGCCCCGACGTGGAGACCAAGCTCCTCCACGAGATCGATGCGTTTGGCCCGCGCGATCGGGATCCGACGGCGGATGACCTCCACACCAAGTTTCCGTATCTCGATCAG GTAATAAAAGAGGCAATGAGGTTTTATACGGTCTCTCCGTTGGTCGCAAGAGAAACGTCGCAGCAAGTTGAAATTGGCGGCTACGTCCTACCAAAG GGCACTTACGTTTGGCTCGCGCTCGGCGTCCTGGCCAAAGATCCGAACCAATTCCCCGAGCCCGACGTGTTTCGACCGGAGAGGTTCGACCCGACATGCGAGGAGGAGAAACGGCGGCATCCTTATGCGCACATCCCCTTCGGCATCGGACCGCGAGCGTGCATCGGTCAGAAATTTGCCCTGCATGAGATCAAGCTCACAATCATCCATCTCTACAGGCATTTTGTGTTTAGGCATTCTCCCCACATGGAGTCGCCTATCGAGCTCGAGTATGGTCTGGTTCTCGAGTTCAAGCACGGGGTTAAGCTCATAGCAATTAACCGAGATGCTTCTAGTTTTGATTAA